In Stieleria varia, one genomic interval encodes:
- a CDS encoding DUF1549 domain-containing protein, with amino-acid sequence MPTSPIPFCSVTLIACLFATTLVAGDTISTPDDAVAQVNRFIADGWTQHEIQPAGKCNDLEFVRRVHLDLVGRVPTQTEVENFVADGRDDKRSALVDVLLASEDHVQHFADVFDTLLMGRTEERKYSRRVDTGWRAYLETVFRDDRAWNEVAAEILLARPNDQDRKGSVWFLYERKDNHQAIAEAVAPAFFGVRIECAQCHDHMSADEIEQAHYWGLVAFFNRGKNTDSKRGPAIAESAIGGFSDFADIHGSSSPNLLKFLGAETVDEPRPAADAKQEDSDELYLASTVDGAPRIPKFSRRERFVEEVLNDHPNLARAMVNRLWAIVMGRGIVHPYDEMDSTHLPSHPELLDWLAKDFAENGYAIRRMVRMMVLSEAYQLQSLRPQGVDDPASFAWYLERPLTGEQLARSIQLVARGSFQNDAGLVGQFRQQIGDVLPDETVVGVDDALFYSNGSGLAEYLAASNEDQHLIHRVCEMSSNADRVDALFQAAYCRSPDDDEREAVVSFLEERSDSLPVALTHVLWSLITAAEFQFNH; translated from the coding sequence ATGCCGACCTCTCCAATCCCGTTTTGCTCGGTCACACTCATTGCGTGCCTGTTTGCGACGACACTTGTCGCTGGTGACACGATATCAACGCCGGACGATGCAGTCGCTCAAGTCAACCGCTTCATCGCCGATGGTTGGACGCAGCACGAGATCCAGCCAGCGGGAAAGTGCAACGATCTAGAATTCGTTCGCCGTGTTCACCTGGATTTGGTCGGTCGCGTTCCCACGCAGACAGAGGTCGAGAATTTTGTCGCCGACGGTCGTGACGACAAACGGTCGGCCTTGGTGGACGTGCTGCTGGCCAGTGAAGACCACGTGCAACACTTTGCCGATGTCTTTGACACCTTGTTGATGGGCAGGACGGAGGAGCGGAAGTACAGTCGACGTGTTGATACCGGTTGGCGAGCCTACCTGGAAACTGTTTTTCGAGACGATCGAGCTTGGAACGAGGTTGCCGCAGAGATTCTGCTGGCACGCCCGAACGACCAAGACCGGAAAGGTTCGGTTTGGTTTCTCTACGAACGCAAGGACAATCATCAAGCGATCGCCGAAGCCGTGGCACCAGCATTCTTTGGTGTTCGCATCGAGTGCGCCCAGTGCCATGATCACATGTCCGCGGACGAGATCGAGCAAGCACACTATTGGGGCTTGGTAGCATTCTTCAATCGCGGAAAGAACACTGACTCCAAACGAGGACCGGCGATCGCAGAGTCCGCGATCGGCGGCTTCTCCGATTTTGCAGATATCCACGGCAGCAGCAGCCCCAACCTGCTGAAGTTTCTCGGGGCGGAGACCGTAGACGAGCCCCGACCGGCCGCTGACGCAAAGCAAGAGGACTCCGACGAGTTGTATCTCGCGTCAACGGTCGACGGTGCACCTCGCATCCCAAAGTTTTCGCGGCGAGAGCGTTTTGTCGAGGAAGTGCTCAATGACCATCCGAACTTGGCCCGCGCGATGGTCAACCGCTTGTGGGCGATCGTGATGGGGCGCGGAATCGTGCATCCCTATGATGAGATGGACAGCACTCATTTACCGAGTCACCCCGAGTTGCTGGACTGGCTGGCAAAGGATTTTGCAGAAAACGGATACGCGATCCGACGTATGGTGCGGATGATGGTGCTCAGTGAAGCCTACCAGTTGCAATCGTTGCGTCCTCAAGGTGTCGATGATCCTGCATCGTTTGCTTGGTACCTGGAGCGTCCTCTGACGGGTGAGCAACTCGCGAGGTCCATCCAATTGGTTGCACGTGGCTCGTTTCAGAATGATGCCGGCTTGGTAGGTCAATTCCGCCAACAGATCGGCGATGTCTTGCCGGATGAAACAGTCGTCGGCGTCGATGATGCCTTGTTCTACTCCAACGGCAGCGGTTTGGCTGAATACCTGGCTGCCAGCAACGAAGACCAGCATCTGATTCACCGGGTTTGTGAAATGTCATCGAATGCCGATCGCGTGGACGCGTTGTTTCAGGCAGCATACTGTCGGAGCCCCGACGATGACGAACGGGAGGCAGTGGTTTCCTTCTTGGAGGAAAGAAGCGACTCGCTGCCGGTTGCTCTCACACACGTACTGTGGTCACTGATCACAGCGGCAGAATTTCAATTCAATCACTAG
- a CDS encoding DUF1501 domain-containing protein, whose translation MNAFSLNRRSALRVGGAGMLGLTMPRILAGQDAAGTIKPHAKSVIFLFQWGGPSQLDTFDMKPNAPDTVRSPYRPISSSADGIQVCELLPEMAKRMHHVSLIRTMTHNMKNHASAGYYALSGHAPPSDDQRLRDSLDLFPAYGSVVDHLAPSTNGMPTSVAYPHVIRDGSIVPAQHASFLGKRHDPLLFLEDPNDANFRLPELSLPQGLSIDRLHRRREMQRLVDQQSRLLEYSAEARGFDDYYDRAISMLTSDRVRNAFDLSSEPDSVRDRYGRTSYGQSCLMARRLVESGVKFVTVYFSDSIGGRRVNDGGWDTHGFDNTRMYEIVNNYQLPITDQTLPTLLDDLEERGLLDETLVVWMGEFGRTPEINKNLSRDHWPQCYTALLAGGGVKGGYVYGKSDERAKFPEEKPVKPEDLAATIFQLLGIDPGTEIYDRNDRPLVIGGNTIHDVIA comes from the coding sequence ATGAACGCATTCTCGCTGAACCGTCGCTCCGCCTTGCGTGTCGGTGGCGCCGGCATGCTCGGATTGACCATGCCGCGTATTTTGGCAGGCCAAGACGCTGCAGGGACGATCAAGCCACACGCCAAGTCCGTGATCTTTTTGTTTCAGTGGGGCGGCCCGAGCCAACTCGATACTTTCGACATGAAACCCAACGCACCCGATACGGTGCGAAGTCCCTATCGGCCGATCTCATCGAGCGCAGATGGAATCCAGGTTTGTGAGTTGTTGCCTGAGATGGCAAAGCGAATGCATCATGTTTCGCTGATCCGGACGATGACGCACAACATGAAGAATCACGCGTCGGCCGGCTACTACGCGTTGAGCGGTCATGCGCCTCCCAGTGATGATCAACGTTTGCGAGATTCGCTGGATCTGTTTCCCGCCTACGGCAGCGTGGTGGATCATTTGGCTCCGAGCACCAATGGCATGCCGACCTCCGTGGCGTATCCCCATGTGATCCGCGACGGATCGATCGTCCCCGCTCAGCACGCAAGCTTTCTGGGCAAGCGGCATGATCCACTGCTGTTTTTGGAAGATCCCAATGACGCGAATTTTCGACTGCCCGAATTGAGTTTGCCACAAGGCTTGAGTATCGATCGATTGCATCGGCGTCGTGAGATGCAAAGATTAGTCGATCAGCAATCAAGGCTGCTGGAGTATTCGGCAGAAGCACGCGGGTTCGACGACTATTACGACCGAGCGATCTCCATGTTGACATCCGATCGTGTTCGCAACGCGTTCGATTTGTCCTCGGAACCCGATTCGGTACGTGACCGGTATGGACGAACATCGTACGGACAGAGTTGTTTGATGGCTCGCCGATTGGTCGAATCGGGGGTGAAGTTCGTCACGGTGTACTTTTCTGACAGCATCGGCGGGCGACGCGTCAACGACGGCGGTTGGGATACTCACGGATTCGACAACACGCGGATGTACGAGATCGTCAACAATTATCAGTTGCCGATCACGGATCAAACCTTGCCGACATTGCTGGATGATTTGGAGGAGCGTGGCCTGTTGGACGAAACGCTGGTCGTTTGGATGGGCGAGTTTGGGCGGACTCCGGAGATCAACAAGAATCTCAGTCGCGACCACTGGCCCCAGTGCTACACGGCCTTGCTTGCCGGCGGCGGCGTCAAAGGCGGCTACGTCTACGGAAAATCGGACGAGCGGGCGAAGTTTCCCGAAGAGAAACCGGTCAAGCCCGAAGACTTGGCGGCCACGATCTTTCAGTTGCTGGGGATCGATCCGGGCACTGAAATCTACGACCGCAACGACCGACCGTTGGTGATCGGCGGAAATACGATTCACGACGTGATCGCCTAG
- a CDS encoding DUF1549 and DUF1553 domain-containing protein: MKSRFIVLMLVASSLVVSGWCCRAVRAASPEFTVDVMPVISKAGCNLGTCHGNLNGKGGLKLSLRGQDPEFDYHSLVVSARGRRVNLAAPEQSLILQKATGNVAHRGGIRIDTGSDAYALLIRWIADGASAPSPEAIKLTQLRVTPTEAIVVEPDDQVRVHVEALFSDGSLRDVTDTACYELSNLNAEVDAHGVVSRLKYGETTLIVRYLHLQLPVSIAFTEKRQDFVWDDPDSFNEIDDHVFAKLKRLRINPSPLCDDSTFVRRAYLDAIGRLPLAAESREFVADPDPDKRDQLIDSLLARPEFADYWALKWADVLRAEEKVLDTQGVQVFHEWIRDGLASGRPIDQFVRELVTGTGSTFNDPAANYYRANRDPSTRGETTARLFLGTRLQCAKCHNHPFDRWTQDDYYEWSSLFSQLDYEIGENKRQDGLDKNEFAGDQTVMVSKQKEVRNPTTNEVAPPKFLGGDILPDEAKGDRLSALADWLTSPENELFVQSQANFIWYQLMGLGIVDPIDDFRLTNPPSNPELMQFVSHELVRGGFDVRHLVATIMKSRAYQLSAEPNESNVNDQTCYSRAYVRRLPAEVLLDMQGDVLGASAGFLGYPDGTRAVEIPGVLSKQARKKPLGSGDRFLKTFGKPDRIMACDCERSNETTLKQVFALIGEGLNERITAPENRLATLAESSMTDVEVVQELYWSALSRPPNASEESASLGVISASSGNRRVAIEDIAWALLNAKEFLFRR; encoded by the coding sequence ATGAAATCACGCTTCATCGTATTGATGCTCGTCGCGTCGTCTCTCGTCGTGAGTGGTTGGTGCTGCCGTGCTGTACGGGCAGCGTCGCCTGAATTCACCGTCGATGTGATGCCGGTGATTTCCAAAGCCGGCTGCAACCTGGGGACTTGCCACGGTAATCTCAACGGCAAGGGCGGACTGAAGCTTTCTCTGCGAGGTCAAGACCCGGAGTTTGACTATCACTCCCTCGTCGTTTCCGCGCGAGGACGCCGAGTCAACTTGGCGGCCCCCGAACAGAGTCTGATTCTGCAGAAAGCCACCGGCAACGTCGCCCATCGAGGCGGCATTCGTATTGATACCGGGTCAGACGCCTACGCATTGCTGATCCGGTGGATCGCAGACGGCGCATCTGCCCCGTCACCCGAGGCGATCAAGTTGACACAGCTGAGAGTGACGCCGACCGAAGCGATTGTGGTCGAGCCCGATGATCAAGTCCGCGTGCATGTCGAAGCCCTCTTTTCCGATGGCTCTCTCCGGGATGTGACCGACACGGCGTGCTATGAATTATCGAACTTGAATGCGGAAGTGGATGCCCACGGCGTTGTTTCACGATTGAAATATGGCGAGACGACTTTGATCGTTCGCTACTTGCACTTGCAATTGCCGGTCTCGATCGCTTTCACTGAGAAACGGCAAGATTTCGTTTGGGACGATCCCGATTCGTTCAATGAAATCGATGATCACGTGTTTGCAAAGCTGAAACGATTGCGCATCAACCCGTCACCACTCTGTGACGATTCGACTTTTGTTCGTCGAGCCTACCTGGACGCGATCGGACGCTTGCCCCTCGCAGCGGAATCTCGCGAGTTCGTCGCGGACCCCGATCCCGACAAACGCGATCAACTGATCGATTCACTGCTGGCTCGTCCGGAGTTTGCTGACTACTGGGCGTTGAAGTGGGCCGATGTACTGCGTGCGGAAGAGAAGGTATTGGACACCCAGGGCGTTCAGGTCTTCCACGAGTGGATTCGCGATGGGCTCGCATCGGGCAGGCCGATCGATCAATTTGTCCGCGAACTGGTCACGGGAACCGGCAGCACCTTCAATGATCCCGCGGCAAACTACTACCGCGCCAATCGTGATCCATCGACACGTGGCGAAACCACCGCGAGGCTCTTTTTGGGAACGCGATTGCAGTGCGCGAAGTGTCACAATCATCCGTTCGATCGCTGGACGCAAGACGATTACTACGAGTGGTCATCGCTGTTCTCTCAGCTCGATTATGAAATCGGCGAGAACAAACGCCAGGATGGGCTCGACAAGAACGAGTTTGCCGGCGACCAAACGGTGATGGTTTCCAAGCAAAAGGAAGTTCGCAATCCGACCACCAACGAAGTCGCCCCGCCTAAGTTTCTCGGTGGGGATATATTGCCCGACGAAGCCAAGGGAGACCGATTGTCAGCCTTGGCCGATTGGTTGACGTCTCCAGAAAACGAATTGTTTGTTCAATCGCAAGCCAACTTCATCTGGTACCAGTTGATGGGGTTGGGAATCGTCGATCCGATCGACGATTTTCGCTTGACCAATCCGCCCAGCAATCCGGAGCTGATGCAGTTTGTTTCCCACGAGCTGGTTCGTGGCGGTTTCGATGTCCGTCACTTGGTCGCGACGATCATGAAATCGCGAGCCTATCAACTTTCCGCCGAGCCCAACGAGAGCAATGTGAACGATCAAACGTGCTATTCCAGGGCCTACGTCAGGCGGTTGCCAGCGGAGGTGCTGTTGGACATGCAAGGCGACGTGCTGGGAGCCTCTGCTGGTTTCCTTGGATATCCCGATGGAACACGAGCGGTCGAGATTCCGGGCGTACTGAGCAAGCAAGCCAGGAAGAAACCGCTGGGGTCCGGCGACCGCTTTTTGAAAACGTTTGGCAAGCCCGACCGAATCATGGCGTGCGATTGCGAACGGTCCAACGAAACGACACTCAAGCAAGTCTTTGCACTGATCGGTGAAGGACTGAACGAGCGGATCACTGCACCGGAGAATCGATTGGCAACGTTGGCCGAGTCTTCGATGACGGATGTGGAAGTCGTCCAGGAGTTGTACTGGTCCGCGCTCTCGCGTCCTCCCAATGCGTCGGAGGAGTCCGCATCGTTGGGAGTCATTTCAGCGTCCAGCGGAAACCGTCGAGTCGCAATCGAAGACATCGCATGGGCGTTGCTCAATGCGAAGGAGTTCTTGTTCCGCCGATGA
- a CDS encoding serine hydrolase domain-containing protein — protein sequence MKSSLIVAFVVCSLAAFASHSCAQEPALPRSTPEAQGVSTSAIHEFVVAADAKVDSMHSFMLVRHGKVIAEAWWSPESAEKPHILWSLSKSFTSTAVGLAVAEGKLSVDDFVLSFFPDDAPAEPSNYLKSMRVRDLLTMSTGHQDEPKLSPEVHWVKTFLAHPVPHKPGTHFRYNTPATYMLSAIVQKVTGQTVNDYLSTRLFQPLGIEQPKWDMSPQGISIGGYGLFLRTEDIAKFGQLYLQRGQWNGQQLIPESWIDLATTKQVSNGSDPSRDWDQGYGFQFWRCRHGAFRGDGKDGQFCVVMPEQDAVVALTANTRDLQGVLNLVWDHLLPAMAESPLDDNPAEQTKLAETIATLKASR from the coding sequence ATGAAAAGCTCCTTGATCGTTGCGTTTGTTGTTTGCTCGCTGGCTGCGTTTGCGTCGCACTCCTGTGCCCAGGAGCCGGCGTTGCCACGCAGCACGCCGGAGGCACAAGGTGTTTCGACGTCGGCGATCCACGAGTTCGTGGTTGCGGCGGACGCAAAAGTCGATTCGATGCACAGTTTCATGCTCGTCCGCCATGGCAAAGTGATCGCGGAAGCGTGGTGGTCACCGGAGTCCGCAGAGAAGCCGCACATTCTTTGGTCGCTCAGCAAGAGTTTTACGTCGACCGCAGTCGGGCTTGCCGTTGCTGAAGGCAAGCTGAGCGTGGATGACTTTGTTTTGAGTTTCTTTCCCGATGACGCACCCGCGGAGCCATCCAATTACCTCAAGTCGATGCGGGTGCGTGACTTGCTGACCATGTCGACGGGACACCAGGATGAACCCAAGTTGTCGCCGGAAGTCCATTGGGTCAAGACCTTCCTGGCACATCCCGTGCCTCACAAACCGGGCACCCATTTTCGATACAACACGCCCGCGACGTACATGTTGTCGGCGATCGTTCAGAAGGTCACCGGACAAACAGTCAATGACTACCTCAGTACGCGTTTGTTTCAACCGCTGGGAATAGAACAACCAAAGTGGGACATGAGCCCGCAAGGAATCTCGATCGGTGGATACGGTCTGTTTTTGCGAACGGAGGACATCGCCAAGTTTGGCCAGTTGTACCTGCAACGCGGCCAATGGAACGGTCAGCAGCTGATCCCCGAATCCTGGATCGATCTGGCGACGACCAAACAGGTTTCCAACGGCAGCGATCCGAGTCGAGATTGGGATCAAGGATACGGATTTCAGTTTTGGCGTTGTCGTCACGGAGCGTTCCGGGGGGACGGCAAAGACGGCCAGTTCTGCGTCGTCATGCCGGAGCAGGACGCAGTGGTCGCGCTCACCGCCAACACGCGAGATTTGCAAGGCGTGTTGAATCTCGTCTGGGACCATCTGCTGCCCGCGATGGCTGAATCACCGCTGGACGATAATCCGGCAGAGCAAACCAAGCTGGCCGAAACAATCGCGACTCTCAAAGCATCCCGATGA
- a CDS encoding arylsulfatase produces the protein MKSLRFVPSKAICFAVVAQSLIVFLSPGIASSQEAEQPNIVFIMTDDQGYWDTGVTGNPHIDTPNMDRIATSGVQLDRYYAAPVCAPTRAGIMTGRYYLRTGLYNTRFGGDSLGLEEITVAQLLHSSGYRTGLFGKWHLGKYPGYQPQDRGFDEFFGHYHGHIERYEFPNQVYHNGRPVEARGYVSDLFTDAAIDFIDHAHQKQDGPFFCALMYNAPHSPFLLDTSHFGQPEGDVTLTKYLERGLPIREARIYALVERVDQNIGRLLQRLDELGISNDTLVVFTSDNGGVSKFWKGGMKGNKSGSYEGGVRAPCFVRWPKRIAPGRVVNAQTSHVDWLPTFCELAGAEPPSDRPIDGKSLVSLFRGEATETHHRYVYHTWDRYVPNPDKRWGISDDRWKLLCQLPSGVEPSRLRWQLYDLSVDPGETNNLIKDHPAVVERLRNEFVRWFEEVTQGQTYQPIAIPVGAEEPTEMEPSWATTSGDNIEYVFDGYDWDTIESWRSPGETATWRLQVSEAGNYRVHLIYGCRPVDAGGHVELRAGESSIRHQVIATATADQFESRDVGEIELSRGPVEFAASVIDCPGTELMRLNRVRLTRVTEPTR, from the coding sequence ATGAAGTCATTGCGGTTCGTTCCCTCCAAGGCCATTTGCTTCGCGGTTGTCGCACAGTCTCTGATTGTTTTTCTGTCGCCAGGAATCGCAAGTTCCCAAGAAGCTGAGCAGCCCAACATCGTGTTCATCATGACGGATGATCAAGGCTACTGGGATACCGGCGTGACCGGCAATCCGCACATCGACACGCCGAACATGGATCGGATCGCGACGTCGGGCGTGCAGCTCGATCGGTACTACGCCGCACCGGTCTGCGCTCCGACGCGTGCGGGAATCATGACGGGTAGGTACTACTTGCGGACCGGACTCTACAACACTCGCTTTGGTGGGGATTCGCTGGGACTGGAGGAGATCACCGTTGCTCAGTTGCTGCATTCATCCGGTTACCGTACCGGATTGTTCGGCAAGTGGCACTTGGGCAAATACCCCGGCTATCAACCACAGGATCGTGGCTTTGACGAATTCTTTGGTCACTACCATGGGCACATCGAACGATACGAATTTCCCAACCAGGTGTACCACAACGGGCGACCGGTGGAAGCAAGAGGATACGTGAGTGATCTCTTTACCGATGCAGCAATCGACTTCATCGACCACGCTCACCAAAAACAGGATGGACCGTTTTTTTGTGCGTTGATGTACAACGCACCGCACTCACCGTTCTTGCTGGACACCTCACACTTCGGGCAACCCGAAGGGGACGTGACGCTGACGAAGTACTTAGAACGTGGATTGCCGATTCGAGAGGCACGCATCTACGCGTTGGTTGAACGGGTGGATCAGAACATCGGCAGACTGTTGCAGCGACTGGATGAACTTGGCATTTCCAATGACACGCTGGTTGTTTTCACGAGTGACAACGGCGGCGTGAGCAAGTTTTGGAAAGGCGGGATGAAGGGCAACAAGTCGGGCTCCTACGAGGGCGGTGTGCGGGCACCGTGTTTTGTCCGTTGGCCGAAACGCATCGCCCCCGGTCGCGTCGTCAACGCGCAGACTTCTCACGTCGATTGGCTGCCGACATTTTGCGAGCTCGCCGGCGCTGAGCCGCCAAGTGACCGTCCCATTGATGGAAAAAGCCTCGTGTCGTTGTTCCGCGGCGAAGCGACCGAGACACATCATCGATACGTCTATCACACCTGGGATCGTTACGTCCCCAATCCAGACAAACGTTGGGGGATCAGCGACGACCGATGGAAACTGTTGTGTCAATTGCCGTCAGGTGTGGAGCCTTCCAGGCTACGATGGCAACTCTATGATCTATCGGTCGATCCGGGAGAAACGAACAACCTGATCAAGGACCATCCCGCGGTCGTCGAGCGGTTGCGAAACGAGTTCGTACGTTGGTTTGAGGAAGTCACCCAAGGCCAAACTTATCAGCCCATCGCGATTCCGGTCGGAGCAGAGGAGCCAACCGAGATGGAGCCGAGTTGGGCAACCACATCGGGCGACAACATCGAGTACGTCTTTGACGGCTACGACTGGGACACGATCGAAAGCTGGCGATCTCCCGGCGAAACCGCTACTTGGCGTCTGCAAGTCAGCGAAGCGGGCAATTACCGCGTGCATCTGATCTACGGTTGTCGACCGGTTGATGCAGGAGGCCACGTGGAGTTGCGAGCCGGTGAGAGCAGCATTCGGCACCAAGTGATCGCGACAGCAACCGCGGATCAGTTCGAATCCCGTGATGTGGGCGAAATCGAGTTGTCGCGGGGACCGGTCGAATTCGCCGCCTCGGTAATCGATTGTCCGGGGACCGAGTTGATGCGACTGAATCGAGTCCGGCTGACGCGAGTGACTGAACCAACGCGATGA
- a CDS encoding BBP7 family outer membrane beta-barrel protein, which yields MRINLLRHVAIALGMTACGVAHAQTATYQQSPYQASGYQAPGYKSPGYQAPPQQAAPQQQAGQTVSGYQVPVYQSRQQQPQGYSQQPQGYAQQPQGYAPANPAPAQQAPAGQPVYPVAGNQPGYQSSYQPNQQAPTSDQAAYQPPAAWNLFNPNAGSPSKQTQNVFRPASTGAPEMETYGAPVMEPQMSAPMVHQHAPMMQQPIPEGHSVIHSSPAGDCANCNATPTYSSAFSEAVNAPWPSGDQPVCGQEAVFAPQVSSIGPISPWFAGGNVLFYSLNTNSNRVLATTDAAMPRLYLDQVDPSSGVGFDVHAGRYLGCGNYGLDFRYMSFNPASEMAIISAAAGGYRVTMPAWRDVSIDRGAAPPAPFPAGPQTVYDQVDTYATDIRVRRDVNIQGIEANLVGFGLGGARRMGHCGPALGSRLGGLGLGGGGYYGAGCGPNACGPNACGTDPCGGYNSCGNQCAPARPAVGYFGGAGGPLARACSGRVQFQAMHGFRWFQFTDEYELAANVDGMPGYSGADLYHNIDVENNLYGYQFGSMVSYCVGHRFLLNAGGKVGIYGNDVNVRQRLGTQTLLAYTNSEGAGAGNLYSDTSDAVLAGLGELDLGLGYRVNCRWTIRGGYRLLAACGIATAPGSIPDEYTSAYSAGQVRADDCLVLHGGYVGADFNW from the coding sequence GTGAGAATCAACCTTCTGCGTCACGTCGCCATTGCACTTGGTATGACGGCATGTGGCGTCGCCCATGCGCAAACGGCGACCTATCAGCAGTCGCCTTACCAAGCATCCGGCTATCAGGCTCCCGGTTATAAGTCGCCCGGTTACCAGGCGCCGCCACAGCAGGCCGCACCGCAGCAACAAGCCGGACAAACGGTATCCGGTTACCAAGTGCCGGTTTATCAAAGCCGACAGCAGCAGCCCCAGGGTTACTCCCAACAGCCACAGGGTTATGCACAGCAGCCGCAAGGATACGCCCCAGCGAATCCCGCTCCAGCTCAGCAGGCTCCCGCTGGCCAACCAGTGTATCCTGTAGCGGGAAATCAGCCCGGCTATCAGTCCAGCTATCAACCAAACCAACAAGCACCGACGAGCGACCAAGCAGCCTATCAGCCGCCCGCCGCGTGGAATTTGTTCAATCCCAATGCGGGATCGCCCAGCAAGCAAACGCAGAACGTGTTTCGGCCTGCGTCGACGGGCGCACCCGAGATGGAGACCTATGGTGCTCCCGTGATGGAGCCACAGATGTCGGCTCCTATGGTCCATCAGCACGCTCCGATGATGCAGCAGCCGATTCCGGAAGGCCACTCGGTGATTCATTCATCGCCGGCGGGAGATTGCGCCAATTGCAATGCGACACCGACCTACAGCAGCGCGTTCAGCGAAGCAGTGAACGCGCCATGGCCCAGCGGTGACCAACCGGTGTGTGGTCAAGAAGCGGTGTTCGCTCCACAGGTTTCGTCGATCGGCCCGATTTCGCCATGGTTTGCTGGCGGCAACGTCCTGTTCTATTCGCTCAACACGAACTCAAACCGTGTTCTTGCGACGACCGATGCTGCGATGCCGCGTCTGTACCTCGATCAAGTCGATCCATCCAGTGGTGTCGGGTTCGACGTGCATGCTGGTCGCTACTTGGGATGTGGAAACTACGGACTGGATTTCCGGTACATGAGTTTCAATCCCGCAAGTGAAATGGCAATCATTTCTGCTGCGGCAGGCGGTTATCGTGTGACGATGCCGGCTTGGCGTGACGTATCCATTGATCGTGGTGCTGCACCACCCGCTCCGTTTCCCGCGGGTCCGCAAACGGTCTACGATCAAGTCGACACGTACGCAACGGACATTCGTGTGCGACGCGACGTCAACATCCAAGGCATCGAAGCGAACTTGGTCGGATTTGGTCTCGGTGGTGCACGCCGCATGGGGCATTGTGGTCCGGCTCTCGGCAGCCGTCTCGGTGGACTCGGCTTGGGCGGCGGTGGGTACTACGGTGCCGGATGCGGCCCAAATGCTTGCGGCCCCAATGCATGTGGTACCGATCCGTGCGGCGGATACAACTCATGCGGAAACCAGTGTGCTCCCGCTCGGCCAGCAGTCGGATACTTCGGAGGTGCAGGCGGACCTTTGGCACGTGCTTGCAGCGGCCGAGTCCAGTTCCAAGCGATGCATGGTTTCCGCTGGTTCCAGTTCACCGACGAGTACGAACTGGCAGCCAACGTCGATGGTATGCCAGGTTATAGTGGTGCAGACCTGTACCACAACATCGATGTCGAAAACAACTTGTACGGTTATCAATTCGGCAGCATGGTTTCCTACTGTGTCGGGCATCGGTTCCTGTTGAACGCTGGCGGCAAAGTCGGTATCTACGGAAACGACGTCAACGTACGTCAACGCTTGGGCACTCAAACCCTGCTGGCCTACACCAACTCCGAAGGAGCCGGTGCGGGTAACCTGTACTCGGACACGTCAGACGCTGTGCTGGCAGGTTTGGGCGAATTGGATCTGGGGCTTGGCTATCGCGTCAACTGCCGCTGGACCATTCGCGGCGGCTATCGATTGCTGGCAGCTTGCGGCATCGCAACAGCACCGGGCTCGATCCCGGACGAGTACACCTCGGCATATTCGGCCGGTCAAGTTCGCGCGGATGACTGCTTGGTCTTGCACGGTGGATACGTCGGAGCTGACTTCAACTGGTAA